The Chrysemys picta bellii isolate R12L10 chromosome 5, ASM1138683v2, whole genome shotgun sequence genome includes a window with the following:
- the LOC135983622 gene encoding alcohol dehydrogenase 1B-like isoform X2, with amino-acid sequence MSLNVIKCKAAVAWEPKKPFSIEEVEVAPPKAHEVRIKILATGICRSDDHVMSGALTVGFSNNSWPRSSWYCRERWRRGDLCETRYKKASSTNQ; translated from the exons GTCATTAAATGCAAAGCCGCTGTTGCCTGGGAGCCTAAGAAACCATTTTCCATTGAGGAGGTGGAAGTTGCCCCCCCAAAGGCACATGAAGTTCGCATTAAG ATTTTGGCCACAGGGATCTGTCGCTCAGATGACCATGTCATGAGTGGTGCATTAACTGTGGGCTTTTCCAATAATTCTTGGCCACGAAGCAGCTGGTATTGTAGAGAGCGTTGGAGAAGGGGTGACTTGTGTGAAACCAGGTATAAGAAAGCATCAAGCACTAACCAATGA